GATAGTTAACTTCGGAAAAACCGAATTAAAGTAACAAACCGTGCGCATATTCCGTAGGATTTTATATACCACAATGACTCAATCATTGAGATAACACTCTGATTACACCGTGTTATTTTGGTTTAACAACAAACAATAATAGAAAACATAAGAATAATTCACAAATATTATACAATGTAAAATTCTTACCACTTGAGAATTTGAGAGGCAGTTCAATAACCCGCGAGCTGCATAAAACCTTCACTAACGTGACTACCTTGCGTTGTCACTGGCCCTTCCCAATATGGCATAACGAAAGGTAGCCATAGGTTGGTGTTATTTGGTGAAACTTTTAGATGAATATTGTGTTTAGGGATATCGATTGACCAGTGCAACGGGATCGCTTTGTCACCCTGCAAAAACGAAGTTTGTAATGGCTCTATTGTGATGTCTTTTTCATCAATAGAGATTGTCTTACCTGAGTTGGTTGATAAGGTTGCAACGACGTGATGTCCGGCATTTTGATCTCTGTATTGACGGATCGAGAGCGTATTCTGAGGATCTAGATGGAAAACAAACCAATCCCAGCCTTGCTGTTCATCACCTAACAACCCACTGCCCCATTCTTTACTCATCCATGCTTCACCATCAATATGAAAGCTTGGACCTCCGTCTAAAGAGAGCTCACCAGATACATCAATAAATGGCGCACTCAAATTGTAAGACGCCAATTGATTGGACGCATTTTTACTTACATAACCACGTTTACCTGGTAATACAAAAGGCCCAAGCGCGGTGCTTTGCAAACTCAATTTCAATGAATCCGTCTCAACATCCAACACGCCAGGAAATGGGGTCGCACCCAATGACTCCCACGACCAGTTATCAATCCAAACTTTAAACGGATGGCTATTCACACCGGCTTGCCCAATACCTCCTCGGGCAATTCGCTGTTCATGCCAAACTTGATTTTGACTGGAGACGACGATATGAGACAACAATAGTTGAGAATTTTGCCAACCGTTAAGCTCTTGATGCTCGCTCGAAATACGGAAAAAACTCCATTGAATACCATATTTCGTACCTTTAGCATCGGATACGTTCGCAAAGAAATGCCACCAACCCTGTTGGAATCGCGGATCTAAGGCAAAGTCGCGAGGCAACAGAACTGGCTGATCTTCAGTGACGGGTTTAAAAGGTTTAATCGACTGATTGAGAAGCAATTTAACTTGAGCGTTGTCGGACGAAACCTCGCCATCACTGGACTCACTACTGAAATATAGTAACGCTACACTACAAAAGCAGATAATAAATAGCAGGGTTAGCGGTTTAATCGAAAACTTGCGCTTCATTTATAAGGCGTCTCTTAGGGATTTCATCGGCGTATTACGCACCAAACGCAATACTGGCATCGCGCCAGCAATGACCAATGACAGCATTGCCAAAGCAATCGTATTTAGGTATTCAGAAGGTATAAATTGTAGCTCTAACGTCCAGCCAAAAGACTGTTTTATCACGATATCCACCACTAAATTGGCCAACGCAAGACCTAACGGCATCGCGATAATTATTGCGATCGCGCCGAATACAAACAGCTGCATACTACCCATAATAATCAATTCTTTTCCTGACATACCAAAGCATCTAAGCAAAGAGATGTGGCGCTGACGAGCAACCTCACCTGCTACGGTAGAGAAGAAAATACCAAAGACTGCGATGACTAATGTAATGCTGCCCAACGTGTCGGCAATCGAGAACGTTCGGTCGAAAACATACATCGCTTGCTTATGGATGCTACCATTATCAAAAATACGCTCAGCACTGAGTCTAAACACTGACTCCATACGCTGTTTCAAATTGTCTGGTGTCGCGCCATCTTGAAGCACCGCTCCCAATGCAACAGACCCACTTCCCGCGAAGCTATACAACCAATTTCGATGTGACATCAATACCTGATTGTATGGGTTGCCATAATCGTAGTACACACCCACAACCTGCCAACCTTGGCCAGCCTTTCCATGCAAGTTAATGTAATCGCCTGGACGAATACCCTGCTTTAACGCCATCGACTCACTCACCATCACACCTTTAGAGTGATGTAAGTGGTACCAGTAATTCGGGATACCGATTTTTACGGTTAACGCTTCTAACTCACCTTCCGATGCGCCCGTACTGACCATTTGTAACGCGCCATCAGGCGTTGGTGATTCAATCTCCCAGCGCCACCATACGGATTTGACCTCTGGTTGCTTACTCAGCCATGAACTCAAACGCGCCGCCGAACTGCTGTTAGGGTGAATATAAAGATCAGCGGCTAAACGCTGGCTTAACCATTTATCGGTGGTATCGCGGAAGCTACCTACCATGGTTTCAATCCCAATATTTGCGGCCATTGCTAGCATAAATGCCATTGTTGCAACACCACGGTAACTCATACTGGCTGCAGCATCAGAGAAGAACCAACGCACTTTCACCCAACGCATGGAATAGCTAAAGCTGATGAATAATCGCCATAACAAGAATGGTGTAAACAGCGCGACGCTCAAAAGCATCAAACCAATGATAATGAAACCGGAATTCTCCGTTTGTGGCGCTTGGTAAATTGCGACCGCAACTAATGCGAGTGCTAATGCGATCAATGCCTGAATGGTAAACTCTGTTCCGGTAAAACGCAGTAGCGAAAGACGCGTGGACAATCGCGCCGGCTGTGAACGGAGCAAACGAACTAAAGGCCATGCACATGACGCGACCGCGCCAATCAAAGTCATCGCCAAGCTAAATAAGCTCGATCTCAAGCTCCAGTGAATATTTAAGCCAATATTGGCGTTATAGAGGTCTTCAAGGCTTGCCGATACGCTTGGGATCAACTGATTGGCAAGCACCATACCTAAAACGTTGCCGCACAACCAACTGCCCAATACCAACGCCAATAACTCAAGTAAAAGTGCTTGGGCTAATTGCCAGCCGGAAACACCTGTTTGGCGTAACGTACCGACGAGAGGTTGTCGTTGGGTCAGTGAAAGCGACATCGCTTGATAAAAAATGAACAAGCCGACTAAGAACGCCATCATGCCCATTGCGCTCAAGTTCATGTGAAATGCTTTGGTAAGCGATTGCAATTCAGCTTGAGAACTACGAACCAATGACAAACCGTGCGGCAACTCATTCTTAAGCTTTTCTAACTTAGCCTCTGGCATTTCGGCGCAACCAATCATCGAAATACCTGCACGATTAGTCAACGATCGCACCAATGCCATATCAGCAATAATACGCGTGCCATTTAAACGGTTCTGACGGTCAATCAGCAATGGACCAATTTCACGTCCATCAGCCAAGCGAATAGAGTCACCATCTTGCCAGCGCATATAATTGGCTAAGTCATAGCTCACCAAAATGGGATATGGCGCTTTCATCAACCCTAAAGAATTGAGGTCTTGAAAAGTAATCGTTTTTTCAAAAGAGAGCATCGCAACTGGATCAATACCAACGAGGGTAAGGTTCAGATTTTTTGCGGTATGAATATTGATGCTATTGAAGGGCGCACATTGGGTAAAGCCCTCTCGACGCAATTGGATATAGTAACCCTGCGGTATTTGGTTGACCGCATGTTTAGGTCGAATTCGGTATGGCAATGGGTTAGAAAACAACTTCTCGCCATGTTGATAGCTTTGACGGGCATGCTCATTGATAGCCGTTACACCAACTAAAAGAGACACACCAAGTGTTAAGCCAAGCCAGACAAGAAGAATTTGAAAAGGGTAACGTCTGTAGTGGCCAAGTAGTGCTTTAACTACGGGCCATAACATGAAGTTGCCCTCCTTGTAGACGCACTCTCCCCTCCATGTGTTCCGCGACTTTTTCACTGTGTGTTACTAACAGCAGCGTACACTCAAGTTGGCGAGTTAATTGTGTTAGCAAGCGCATTACGGCTTCTGCATTTCGCTCATCAAGACTACCTGTCGGCTCATCGGCTAACAAGATCTTAGGCTCCATGTATAAGGCGCGAGCAATCGCAGCACGCTGCTGCTGGCCGCCAGAAACTTCTTCTGGGTATCTTCCTAACAAAGGCATCAGATCAAGTGCAGACAAAATTTGGCGCCACAACCCCTGATTTTCAGGTAGTCCTTTAAGTTGACGACAAAAACGAATGTTGTCTGCAATGTTTAGCGTTGGCAGCAAGTTATATTGCTGAAAGATAAGGCCAATGTTATTACGGCGATAAGCAGTGCGGCGGCTTTCAGATTCTTCATGCATCATAAATTGTGGAAACTCAATCAGACCGGAATCCACAACGTCTAAACCAGCGATGAGATTGAGCAATGTACTTTTGCCTGAGCCGCTTTCGCCCATCAAAGCGATTTGCTGCCCTTGCGCTAAAGTTAACTCAGCACCTTGTAAAACTGGATGAAATTCACCACCGTCCACATAGCCTTTACACAGGTCTGTTAGTCGTAACATTTACTGCTCACCATTAAGAATTCTGGGGAGTGAATCTACACTAAATCAGCCTCAGTAGGAAGCATTTTGGACGTCAGATCACAGATAACAAACGAAGTTGCATATCAACAATGTTATGTTTCTAATTTTCAATCAAATTTTTCAGCCACTTCTTGCTCTTAACCCGGTAGAGCGAACCACCCCACTTAACGACTTCTTCCGTCAAAAAGAGTACATAAATCATTTCAGGTGGCCACTTCCAGTAAATGGCTGCAACAGCAGCTAATGGGATACTAATTAACCACTGTGCGATAAGGTCTTGGTAAAGGCAAAATTTCACATCACCACCAGCACGTAGAATCCCGACGATGGCCATCATCGGAATACAGCGAACCAACAAACCTAAACTCAATACAACAATGAACTTATCGGTCAAAGCACGAGTTTCTGGGCTCAATGCAGAAAATGAGTCCAAAACCATATCTCGGCTCACATAGAGTATGATGGCGACAATGACGGCGGCGAAAGCACTTAAAAACAAAATGCCAATCGCTTGATAGTAAGCTTGCTCATACTTCTTCGCGCCAATCTGATTACCAACTAACACTGAAGCAGCATTCGACATCCCAATCAGCAAAGCTAAAGAAATTGATTCTACGGGCGTCATAACTGAAAGAGCCGCTAGACCTTGAACGCCAGATTGTCCCATGATGGCGTGATAGGCGAACAATCCACCCGCCCAAACAAGAAAATTCAGTGTTGTTGGCAGTGATAACCGCAGAAAACGAATCACGGTGTGCATTTTAAGCGTTGCAGCAATATCGCTTAGTTTGAACGCGAGTAAATGATGCTTGAAATGCAAATAACTATAGAGCGTCGCAACTTCAATGGCGCCACTAATGACCGTTGCAATCGCAGCCCCTTTGATACCAAGAGCAGGAAAACCAAATTTACCGAAAATCAGCACCCAGTTGAGGAAGATATTCGAGAGAATACCAATTCCACTAAAAAACGTACTTAACCCTGGTTGATGAACTGCACGAAGCCCCACCGACATACTCGCAACACACGCAACCGCGAGCATGGTTATGGCCGTGATCACTAAATATTCGCTACCAAGTTGTTTTACTTCAGTCGAGTCCGTCGTTAGACCCATAATTTCAGTCGGGAAAAAGACAAATAACGCCACACTAAGCAGTGCAAACAGCATGGCCATAAACCAAGTTAACGCAGTACTTTCGCGCACACCTTGTTTATTACCCGCCCCCCAATATTGAGCCGTTAACATGGCACCGCCAGTCGTTACACCAACTAACATAATGGTGGTTACAAATGTTGCTCTTGCAGCAACCCCCACTGCGGCAATTTCAGCCTCTCCCAGCTGCCCAAGCATCAATACATCCACTAAACTGCGGCTAGAAAACATAATGCTTTGTAATGTAATAGGCAGAGCAATCGCTATGAGGCGACGAACAAAATCGCGATTAGTATGGGTAATCACTTGAGAGAAAAACATCAATGTAAACCTCAATAGGAAGAGTGGCTCAATTTGCCATCTCGGCCGTACATTATATACTCATCTAAAAGCGCAAAGCTAAAGCAATTTAATAATAAACAACGATTTGTCAGCAGCTTACAGAGGTTCAAGGAAGAATGAAAAAAGTACTCGTAATTGGTGCGTCAGGATATATTGGGTCTCAACTGCTGCATCCCCTATGCGATTTAGGTTACACCGTCACAGCAACAGCAAGACAACTCGAATATCTTCAAGCGAGGACACTACCTCACCCTAACCTCGAACTGGTGTATCTCGACTTAGCCGATCAACAAGCGACGCTGGATTTAATCCCTCAATTCGATATCGTGTTCTTCCTTGTGCACGGAATGGCGCACGGGCATGACTTCCTTGACTATGAAACATCGTTGGCAGAAAACGTAAAACTTGCTCTGCAAAACAGCCATGTTGAGCAGTTAATCTATCTAAGTGCCCTACAACCACAAGAAGGTCACTCCGAACACCTACAAGCAAGAAAGCTGACCGGAGACATATTGCGCCAGACTCATGTACCAATCACTGAGGTAAGAGCTGGCGTTATCATAGGCCCGGGCTCCGCTGCCTTTGAAATCATGTGTGACTTTGTCTATAACCTTCCTGTTTTGATTACCCCCAAATGGGTCGATTCCAAAGCCAATCCAATCGCACTGGAAAACCTCAATTACTACTTGTTGCAGTTAGCTGCGCAGCCAACCGGCAAAAATGAGTTATATGAAGTTGGTGGGCCAAATGTGCTCTCATATCGCGAACAATTCAAAACCATCTGCGATGCCACTTCACGTCCGTATCATCTCTATACCAGCAAATTGCTGACACCTCGCCTCGCCTCATACTGGCTTGGTATGGTGACGTCCGTCCCTTCTTCCATTGGGCGAGCGTTACTTGCCGGACTGGAACACGATTTCGTCGCCGACTCACAGCAGATCGCTCAGCGTTTTCCGCAAGATTTAATTGGTTATCAACAAATGGTTGAAACAAGCATCGCTCAGGAAGGTACATTTGTACGAAGTGAAGTGTGGGGATTTGACCCAACCGCACTAAAGCGCTGGCAAACTGGGTATGGTTACTACCCAAAACAAACGGGCGCCACGATTGAAACAGACTTGAGTGCCGAACAACTGTGGCAAGTAATCAAAACGCTTGGCAACCTCGACGACCCCTACTTCTTTGCTAACGTCTTATGGCGTACTCGTGAATGGCTTGATATTTTCTTTGGTGGGCAAAAGCCGCTGAGACGCACACCGGAAGGACCGGAGCTTAAAATTGGTGACTACATCGACTCTTGGAAAGTCATTCGATGTGAACCAAATCAGTTTCTATCACTACTTTTCGGCATGCAAGGTCCTGGATTGGGACGATTAGAGTTCTCGATTGCCGACTTGGGTGATAAACGCAGCTTAACCATTACTGCATGGTGGCACCCGCAGGGGTTTAAGGGCTTACTCTACTGGTTTGCCATGATGCCCGCTCATCTTTTTATATTCAAAGGTATGGTACGTGCAATCGTGCGCAAAGCGAAACACTTAATAAATCATTAATTATTAGCTTTTGCCTAATAATATTTTTGGTTTTACTCACCTACTCGATATGAATTATCTCTATAATCAGTTGTGTAGGATAGTTCTTATCCAGTTAATGTTGGCACAAGTGGAGAGATAAAATGACGAATTCAGTATTCAGCTCTGTAAAACAAATCGGCTATGGTGCAATGGGACTTGAGGGCTACTACGGAGAAAGTGATGACACCCAAGCAGTACAAACTCTGCTGCACGCTATCGAACAAGGGATGATGATTGATACCGCTGATGCTTATGGCGCAGGTCATAATGAAGATCTCATCAAACAAGCACTCACCAAAACCAATATGCCAGCATTTATTGCTACCAAATTCGGCATTGTGTTT
Above is a window of Vibrio taketomensis DNA encoding:
- a CDS encoding lipocalin-like domain-containing protein; amino-acid sequence: MKRKFSIKPLTLLFIICFCSVALLYFSSESSDGEVSSDNAQVKLLLNQSIKPFKPVTEDQPVLLPRDFALDPRFQQGWWHFFANVSDAKGTKYGIQWSFFRISSEHQELNGWQNSQLLLSHIVVSSQNQVWHEQRIARGGIGQAGVNSHPFKVWIDNWSWESLGATPFPGVLDVETDSLKLSLQSTALGPFVLPGKRGYVSKNASNQLASYNLSAPFIDVSGELSLDGGPSFHIDGEAWMSKEWGSGLLGDEQQGWDWFVFHLDPQNTLSIRQYRDQNAGHHVVATLSTNSGKTISIDEKDITIEPLQTSFLQGDKAIPLHWSIDIPKHNIHLKVSPNNTNLWLPFVMPYWEGPVTTQGSHVSEGFMQLAGY
- a CDS encoding ABC transporter permease, which translates into the protein MLWPVVKALLGHYRRYPFQILLVWLGLTLGVSLLVGVTAINEHARQSYQHGEKLFSNPLPYRIRPKHAVNQIPQGYYIQLRREGFTQCAPFNSINIHTAKNLNLTLVGIDPVAMLSFEKTITFQDLNSLGLMKAPYPILVSYDLANYMRWQDGDSIRLADGREIGPLLIDRQNRLNGTRIIADMALVRSLTNRAGISMIGCAEMPEAKLEKLKNELPHGLSLVRSSQAELQSLTKAFHMNLSAMGMMAFLVGLFIFYQAMSLSLTQRQPLVGTLRQTGVSGWQLAQALLLELLALVLGSWLCGNVLGMVLANQLIPSVSASLEDLYNANIGLNIHWSLRSSLFSLAMTLIGAVASCAWPLVRLLRSQPARLSTRLSLLRFTGTEFTIQALIALALALVAVAIYQAPQTENSGFIIIGLMLLSVALFTPFLLWRLFISFSYSMRWVKVRWFFSDAAASMSYRGVATMAFMLAMAANIGIETMVGSFRDTTDKWLSQRLAADLYIHPNSSSAARLSSWLSKQPEVKSVWWRWEIESPTPDGALQMVSTGASEGELEALTVKIGIPNYWYHLHHSKGVMVSESMALKQGIRPGDYINLHGKAGQGWQVVGVYYDYGNPYNQVLMSHRNWLYSFAGSGSVALGAVLQDGATPDNLKQRMESVFRLSAERIFDNGSIHKQAMYVFDRTFSIADTLGSITLVIAVFGIFFSTVAGEVARQRHISLLRCFGMSGKELIIMGSMQLFVFGAIAIIIAMPLGLALANLVVDIVIKQSFGWTLELQFIPSEYLNTIALAMLSLVIAGAMPVLRLVRNTPMKSLRDAL
- a CDS encoding ABC transporter ATP-binding protein, yielding MLRLTDLCKGYVDGGEFHPVLQGAELTLAQGQQIALMGESGSGKSTLLNLIAGLDVVDSGLIEFPQFMMHEESESRRTAYRRNNIGLIFQQYNLLPTLNIADNIRFCRQLKGLPENQGLWRQILSALDLMPLLGRYPEEVSGGQQQRAAIARALYMEPKILLADEPTGSLDERNAEAVMRLLTQLTRQLECTLLLVTHSEKVAEHMEGRVRLQGGQLHVMARS
- a CDS encoding MATE family efflux transporter, whose amino-acid sequence is MFFSQVITHTNRDFVRRLIAIALPITLQSIMFSSRSLVDVLMLGQLGEAEIAAVGVAARATFVTTIMLVGVTTGGAMLTAQYWGAGNKQGVRESTALTWFMAMLFALLSVALFVFFPTEIMGLTTDSTEVKQLGSEYLVITAITMLAVACVASMSVGLRAVHQPGLSTFFSGIGILSNIFLNWVLIFGKFGFPALGIKGAAIATVISGAIEVATLYSYLHFKHHLLAFKLSDIAATLKMHTVIRFLRLSLPTTLNFLVWAGGLFAYHAIMGQSGVQGLAALSVMTPVESISLALLIGMSNAASVLVGNQIGAKKYEQAYYQAIGILFLSAFAAVIVAIILYVSRDMVLDSFSALSPETRALTDKFIVVLSLGLLVRCIPMMAIVGILRAGGDVKFCLYQDLIAQWLISIPLAAVAAIYWKWPPEMIYVLFLTEEVVKWGGSLYRVKSKKWLKNLIEN
- a CDS encoding DUF2867 domain-containing protein → MKKVLVIGASGYIGSQLLHPLCDLGYTVTATARQLEYLQARTLPHPNLELVYLDLADQQATLDLIPQFDIVFFLVHGMAHGHDFLDYETSLAENVKLALQNSHVEQLIYLSALQPQEGHSEHLQARKLTGDILRQTHVPITEVRAGVIIGPGSAAFEIMCDFVYNLPVLITPKWVDSKANPIALENLNYYLLQLAAQPTGKNELYEVGGPNVLSYREQFKTICDATSRPYHLYTSKLLTPRLASYWLGMVTSVPSSIGRALLAGLEHDFVADSQQIAQRFPQDLIGYQQMVETSIAQEGTFVRSEVWGFDPTALKRWQTGYGYYPKQTGATIETDLSAEQLWQVIKTLGNLDDPYFFANVLWRTREWLDIFFGGQKPLRRTPEGPELKIGDYIDSWKVIRCEPNQFLSLLFGMQGPGLGRLEFSIADLGDKRSLTITAWWHPQGFKGLLYWFAMMPAHLFIFKGMVRAIVRKAKHLINH